The following are from one region of the Jeongeupia sp. USM3 genome:
- a CDS encoding basic amino acid ABC transporter substrate-binding protein — translation MKSARSLLATLIACAAIAAPTTALARTYTAGAEATFAPFESLNQKREVVGFDADIIAAIGKKTGLDIKMVNTPWEGLFMSLNNGDIDIAASAITITPDRQKTMDFSQPYFEAQQLIVVPEGSKVATLSDLKGKKIGVQTGTTGDIVSQNAFGKTTPDIRRYESITLAMQELRDGGLQAVVGDNAVVKNYLKNNPGAKFKLVDDKSFKKEYYGIAVRKGNKQLLDQINKGLGAIKADGTYQTIYGKYFGK, via the coding sequence ATGAAATCCGCCCGCTCACTGCTTGCCACCCTGATCGCCTGTGCCGCCATCGCCGCGCCGACCACCGCGCTGGCCCGCACTTACACCGCCGGCGCCGAAGCCACGTTCGCGCCGTTCGAGTCGCTGAACCAGAAGCGCGAGGTCGTCGGTTTCGACGCCGACATCATCGCCGCCATCGGCAAGAAGACCGGCCTCGACATCAAGATGGTCAACACGCCGTGGGAAGGCCTGTTCATGAGCCTGAACAACGGCGACATCGACATCGCCGCGTCGGCGATCACGATCACGCCGGACCGCCAGAAGACCATGGACTTCAGCCAGCCCTACTTCGAAGCGCAACAGCTGATCGTCGTCCCCGAAGGCAGCAAGGTCGCAACCCTGTCCGACCTGAAGGGCAAGAAGATCGGCGTGCAGACCGGCACCACCGGCGACATCGTGTCGCAGAACGCCTTCGGCAAGACCACGCCGGACATCCGCCGCTACGAGAGCATCACGCTGGCGATGCAGGAACTGCGCGACGGCGGCCTGCAGGCCGTGGTCGGCGACAACGCCGTGGTCAAGAACTACCTGAAGAACAACCCGGGCGCGAAGTTCAAGCTCGTCGACGACAAGAGTTTCAAGAAGGAGTACTACGGCATCGCCGTGCGCAAGGGCAACAAGCAGTTGCTCGACCAGATCAACAAGGGCCTCGGCGCCATCAAGGCCGACGGCACCTACCAGACGATCTACGGCAAGTATTTCGGCAAGTAA
- a CDS encoding SufE family protein: MSHPPPFDHPFGTALDRNALAERLEAAAGWEARNRLLVQLARELPPLPDAFRNDEYRVAGCESTAWIVTGWQDGRLLVAADSDSRIVKGLLALLLTAYHGRTPAELAGFDFEAWLASLGLQRFLTASRGNGLRAMARTIHDAIAEYSH, encoded by the coding sequence ATGAGCCATCCGCCCCCGTTCGATCACCCCTTCGGCACGGCGCTCGACCGCAATGCGCTGGCCGAAAGGCTCGAGGCGGCGGCCGGCTGGGAAGCCAGGAACCGGTTGCTGGTCCAGCTGGCGCGCGAACTGCCGCCGCTGCCCGACGCTTTCCGCAACGACGAGTACCGCGTAGCCGGCTGCGAAAGCACCGCCTGGATCGTCACCGGCTGGCAGGACGGCCGGCTGCTCGTCGCCGCCGACAGCGACTCGCGCATCGTCAAGGGCCTGCTCGCGCTGCTGCTGACCGCCTACCACGGCCGCACCCCGGCCGAGCTGGCCGGCTTCGACTTCGAGGCCTGGCTGGCGTCGCTCGGCCTGCAGCGTTTCCTGACCGCATCGCGCGGCAACGGCCTGCGCGCGATGGCCAGAACGATTCACGACGCGATTGCGGAATACTCGCATTGA
- a CDS encoding ABC transporter six-transmembrane domain-containing protein, translating to MNSIPPSASCAPAQGIGQQTAAGTLKAIAKAYPGQLSVTLSLVALENALLLAYPLFAGFAVNAIIRGDVSSAIWYAAVVLSFWLVGAARRAMDTRTFTRIYADLAVDVVLAQRLQQQPTSTAAARVVLAREFVDFFEKHVPIITTALVSMFGAAAMLLIIEPWLGLASTAALLVCITRLPKFARRNEALHERLNDRLENEIRMVERAGSKTLLRHYTVLSKLRIWLSDREASAFLVVGTAAALLFALAIVQLATTPAVTPGHVYAVMTYLWTFVTSLDEAPAMVDQMARLRDIGRRVSPGFDGTPQAVPEGSARTR from the coding sequence ATGAACAGCATTCCTCCATCGGCCTCCTGCGCGCCGGCGCAAGGTATCGGCCAGCAGACGGCTGCCGGTACGCTCAAGGCTATTGCAAAGGCCTATCCGGGGCAACTGTCGGTCACCCTGTCACTGGTGGCCCTCGAAAACGCGCTGCTGCTGGCTTACCCGCTCTTTGCCGGATTTGCCGTGAACGCCATCATCCGCGGCGATGTATCGAGCGCGATCTGGTATGCCGCGGTGGTGCTGTCGTTCTGGCTGGTGGGCGCCGCACGCCGGGCGATGGACACACGCACCTTCACCCGCATCTACGCCGACCTGGCTGTGGACGTGGTGCTTGCCCAGCGTCTTCAGCAGCAGCCGACGTCGACCGCCGCGGCGCGCGTCGTGCTGGCGCGCGAGTTCGTGGATTTTTTCGAGAAGCATGTGCCGATCATCACCACCGCCTTGGTGTCGATGTTCGGCGCGGCAGCCATGCTGTTGATCATCGAGCCGTGGCTGGGCCTGGCGAGCACGGCCGCACTGCTCGTTTGCATCACGAGGCTGCCGAAATTTGCCCGACGCAACGAAGCGCTGCACGAGCGCCTGAATGACAGGCTCGAGAACGAAATCCGGATGGTCGAGCGAGCCGGCTCGAAGACCCTGCTGCGTCACTACACCGTGCTGTCGAAGCTGAGGATCTGGCTCTCGGACCGCGAGGCCTCGGCGTTCCTGGTGGTCGGCACGGCGGCGGCATTGCTCTTCGCCCTCGCCATCGTGCAGCTGGCCACGACGCCGGCAGTGACGCCGGGTCATGTGTATGCGGTCATGACCTATCTGTGGACGTTCGTGACCAGCCTGGATGAGGCGCCGGCGATGGTTGACCAGATGGCAAGGCTCAGGGATATCGGCCGGCGCGTGAGTCCGGGCTTCGACGGCACCCCGCAGGCGGTGCCGGAGGGGTCGGCACGCACGCGCTGA
- a CDS encoding LysR substrate-binding domain-containing protein, whose product MLDLNDMLFFAEVAGQGGFSAASRSLGIPKSRLSRRVAELEARLGVRLLQRTTRKLSLTDAGERYYRHCLAIRDEARAAEEAVQEIQSEPRGTLKVSCPVTLAQWSLAPLLGEFMARYPQVRLNLLIANRPIDVIDEGIDVALRVRPVLQDSATLVVKKLGVSRTILVASPEQLLRQGQPGGPDELSWLDTVATGESDGRVQWLLNGPGGAEYPFNHYPRLVAEDLQTLRSAAVGGVGMALMPDFMCRDELKSGALVQVLPDWFPPPGIVHAVYPSRRGLLPAVRALLGFLGERICDEDVARYTRG is encoded by the coding sequence TCTCAACGACATGCTTTTCTTTGCCGAAGTCGCCGGACAGGGCGGTTTCAGCGCGGCCAGCCGCAGCCTCGGCATTCCGAAATCGCGGCTGTCGCGGCGGGTGGCCGAACTCGAAGCCAGGCTGGGGGTGCGGTTGCTGCAGCGGACGACGCGCAAGCTGTCGCTCACCGACGCCGGCGAGCGCTACTACCGCCACTGCCTGGCGATCCGCGACGAGGCAAGGGCCGCCGAGGAGGCGGTGCAGGAGATCCAGTCCGAGCCGCGCGGCACGCTCAAGGTCAGTTGTCCGGTGACGCTGGCGCAATGGTCGCTGGCGCCGCTGCTCGGCGAGTTCATGGCGCGTTATCCGCAGGTGCGGCTGAACCTGCTGATCGCCAACCGGCCGATCGACGTGATCGACGAAGGCATCGACGTTGCGCTGCGGGTGCGCCCGGTACTGCAGGACAGCGCGACGCTGGTCGTCAAGAAACTCGGCGTCAGCCGGACGATTCTGGTCGCCAGCCCCGAACAGCTGTTGCGGCAGGGGCAGCCGGGCGGGCCGGACGAGTTGTCCTGGCTCGATACGGTGGCAACCGGCGAGAGCGACGGGCGGGTGCAGTGGCTGCTGAACGGGCCGGGCGGCGCCGAATATCCGTTCAATCATTACCCGAGGCTGGTGGCCGAAGACCTGCAGACGCTGCGCAGCGCCGCGGTCGGTGGCGTCGGGATGGCGCTGATGCCCGATTTCATGTGTCGCGACGAGCTGAAATCCGGCGCGCTGGTCCAGGTGTTGCCGGACTGGTTTCCGCCTCCGGGCATCGTCCACGCGGTCTACCCGAGTCGTCGCGGGCTGCTGCCGGCGGTGCGGGCGTTGCTCGGCTTCCTCGGCGAGCGCATCTGCGACGAGGATGTGGCCCGTTACACGCGGGGCTGA
- a CDS encoding TetR/AcrR family transcriptional regulator: protein MPPSNRKDQIIDSALKLFRTMGFANVSTRDLADDAGLSRSHIYHYFADWNELRREAFLRFANAQLQEVGALVAGMQPDDALRAFLRNCLPAKGDDAWVLWLDAWDEAMHDPALAKTYQAVDEQWQQMLATLIDHGVEAGVFRCSSSRRAARQLFFLAIGYANDLMLRQSDQAAAEAEAELMEVADLLLGTHPAPA, encoded by the coding sequence TTGCCGCCATCCAACCGCAAAGACCAGATCATCGACTCGGCCCTGAAACTCTTCAGGACCATGGGCTTCGCCAATGTCTCGACCCGCGACCTTGCCGATGACGCAGGCTTGTCGCGAAGCCACATCTATCACTACTTCGCCGACTGGAACGAGCTTCGCCGGGAAGCGTTCTTGCGGTTTGCCAACGCGCAGCTACAGGAAGTCGGCGCCCTGGTTGCAGGCATGCAGCCGGACGACGCGCTGCGGGCCTTCCTTCGCAACTGCCTGCCCGCCAAGGGCGACGACGCCTGGGTGCTCTGGCTGGATGCCTGGGATGAAGCGATGCACGACCCGGCGCTGGCCAAGACCTACCAGGCCGTGGACGAGCAGTGGCAGCAGATGCTGGCGACATTGATCGACCATGGCGTCGAGGCCGGTGTCTTCCGCTGCAGCTCGTCCAGGCGCGCAGCCAGGCAACTGTTCTTTCTGGCCATTGGCTACGCCAACGACCTGATGCTTCGGCAGTCCGACCAAGCGGCGGCCGAGGCCGAGGCGGAGTTGATGGAGGTCGCGGACCTGCTGCTGGGTACGCACCCCGCGCCGGCCTGA